The Chitinophagaceae bacterium nucleotide sequence TCTTCCAGGTTTGGCGATTCTCCTTACTACAGCAATATTCCGCTTCCACCGAATTACCAGTTTTTGTACCGTTCACCGGTTATGGGTTTACTCAATTGCTGGGATCTGTGGAAAAGTACCGGCAATGTTGCAGTGATCAGTGTAAGAGGAACCACTGTAGACCCCGTAAGCTGGTTGCAGAACTTTTATGCAGCCATGGTTCCTGCAAAAGGTGAATTGAAATTGAGTACAACAGAAACATTCAGCTATGAGCTGGCAACGAATCCCAAAGCTGCTGTTCATGTGGGCTGGTTAGTGGGCATGGCATTTTTATCAAAAGATATGCTGCCAAAAATTGATTCATTGTATAAAACAGGAGCAAAAGAAATTATTTTACTGGGCCATAGCCAGGAGGAGCCATCACCTTTTTATTAACAGCGTATTTCTATAATTTACAAAAACAGGGTAAGCTTCCTGCTGATATCCGTTTCAAAACTTATTGCAGTGCCGGACCTAAACCGGGCAATCTTTATTTTGCTTATGAATATGAAGCAGCCACACAGGGAGGCTGGGCATACAATGTTGTGAATGCTGCTGACTGGGTTCCTGAAGTTCCCTTCTCCATACAAACCGTCAATGATTTTAATAACACCAATCCTTTTGTGAATGCGGGTGCAATGATTAAGAAACAAAAGTTTCCGAAGAATATTGCATTGAAACATATGTACAACCAGTTAAGCAAGCCAACAAAAAAAGCGCAAAGGAATTATCAAAAATTCCTGGGTAAGTACACATCCAAAATGGTGAAGAATGAAATTCCGGGATTTGAACCACCTGTTTATTTTGAGAGTAATCATTATGTAAGAACAGGCAATACCATTGTATTAACTCCTGACGATGAGTATTACAAAACCTATCCCGACAGTAAAGAAAATCCATTTATGCACCATCTGCATCCGCCTTATTTAATGCTGGCAGAAAAAATAAATTTTATGCAAACTCTTGCTGCTTCCGCTTTAACCGGCGAATGGGAATTGAATTATATTTCCGGTGCAAAGATTGCGTTTGATGGATTGTATCCCAATAAAAAACCAATGATCCGTTTTGATGCGGGCAATAAAATAAGCGGCAACACTGGCTGTAATCAATTTAGCGGAACAGCAGCAGTTAACGGCAACAGCATCAACTTTCCTGAATCAATGGCCATGACAAAAATGTTTTGCCCGGGTGAAGGTGAACAGGTGTTTCTGCAAACACTGAAAAAAATAAACCGTTACAGTGTAAGTGGCAACACACTTACTTTATTGATTGATGACATTGCAGTGATGAGGCTGATGAAAAAATAAAACAATCACTTTTCTATATGACAGCAAAACCTATTTCACTAAAGAAAATACTCAGCTTCATTTCTTTGTTTATTATTATTGTTTTTGTTCTGCTTGCTTTGATGCCATTATCAAAAGCAAGCTTAGAAAACTGTGCAACGCATACAGGAATTGTTGCTGATGTAACGAAAGGTGGAGGTAAGGGTGATATTATCATTCATTTAAAAAACGATAAAAACTATTATTACATCAACAGGGGAACTGAATCAGGGCTTTCCATTTCAATACTGAAAGAACAACTGGTTAATAAGGATGCTGAGCTGCTTACGATTAAGCACTGGACACCTGTTGACCCAACTTCCAGGACAAAACATATTGCAAAAGTAACAGTTGACAGTATTGTTCTTTACTCTGAAATCCAATAAATAGAAATTCTGCACTCATACTATGACGAATTATTTTATTATCCCCGGACTCGGAAATTCAGGAGAAGAGCACTGGCAAACATTTTTGAACAATCAGGCAGTAATTTTCAGCGCATTGTTCAGCAGGAATGGGATGCACCCGACTGCAATGATTGGATCAACACAATTGACAAAGCAATTGCCGGGTATGACCCTCAACTGTTGTACTTATCGGCCACAGTTTAGGATGTGCAACCATTGCACATTGGGCCAAACGTTCAAACAAAAGATCAAAGGCGCAATGATGGTTGCACCAAGCGATATTGAAGCTCCGGTATATAGTTTTCCTGCAACAGGCTTTGCTCCTATACCGATTGATAAAATCAATTTCAAAACAATTGTTGTTGCAAGTGAAAATGATGAATGGGTAAGTTTAGAGCGGGCAAAGTTTTTGCAGCGACTTGGGGAAGTGAATTCATCAGCATCGGAAATGCAGGCCATATCAATACTGCATCAGGTTACGGACAATGGAAACAGGGCTTGGAGATATTAAAAATGCTGAGATAAGTTCGTATTATTATTTTACATCTGTAATCAGCTGTAAAGAAAGGACCGTTACAAATTCTATTTCAACAATCCACTTGCCCAATTCAATTTCGCAAAAGATTGATAGAATTTTGTTTTCAGCTCAAGCAGCTTTTGTTGTGTTTCAAGCAGTTTGGTTTCACGGGTATTTAAAAGGAACAATGTTGTTTCGCCCAATGAAAACTTCAATTATCAACTGATTTCAATTTAATCCTTGCTGCTTTGTACTGTCCAAACCCGCCCCTGTTAGGAATCGGAATGGCCACATTCAATCCAAACTTATAATTATTTTCAAAGAACACTACATTACTCCCCGAAGGAAATTGATACCCGCTTTGCAGAAAGTTGTATTTCAAATCAGCTTTTGGCAACAGGTTTTGAAACTTTAACCTTCGTTCTACTTCCAGTGCCTGCAGTTTATAATCAATCATCTGCAACTTCGGATGGTTGCTGATCGTTTGTGTTAACCATTGAGATAATTCATCCACATTCAGTTTTGTAAAATTTCCTGACACCCACCCTGTATCGGGTATAACATTATTGCTGAGGTAAGCCGGTTGTTCGTTCTGCAACCACAGAAAATTTGCTACATCCAATGTTGATTTTCTGAATTTCAACCAGACTTCCTCTCTCAATTGCTGAAAGTTTTGCAATTGGGCCAATGCCTCAGTTGTGTCAACGGCAGCACGGTCGCCCTGCTGAAAAGAAATTTTTATCAATCCATATCGAAATTCATTGATGCGGATCGTATTCTCCAGTAAAAGGAACATCTGGTAGTCTCTTGCCCAGTTCCAATAACTAATATAAGCGTCCAGTAAAAGATCATTGATAATATTCCGTCGTTCCCATTCAGTTTGCTGTGTAAATAATTTTCCCTGCTGCAAGGCTGCCCTTCGTTTATCCAATACAAGATCCTTTAACAGGGGAACACTTATACCTGCATAGCTGCTTTTATTTTTTGTTACTTCTGAATTTAAATAATCACCTGTATTTTGTTCAAGACCGGCATATGCTTCAATACCAAACCAGGTGGGGATCATGATTTCAGCATTGTTATAGTTAAAATAATTTTTACCGTCGAATGTTTTCTGATCATTGCTGTAAGAAAATACAGGATCAAAATTGCCCCGAATACTTTGCAGTTCAGCTCTGGCCAAATCAACCAGTAAGCCGCCCTGCTTTGCAACGGGATGGTTTAAGCGCACAATGGATAAAAATTCATCTTCCTTCAATACACGAACTGTATCCTGCGCATGAATCATTTGCACAGAAATAAAATGCAGACATATAACTATCCATTTTGCTGAACCTGTTTTCATATTGCTGACCCGATGCTTATCATTACTGTTTCTCTGCTTATTTTTTGTCACTGCTTTTACCTGTTTGCTGATCCTTATAAAAATCGGGAGGAAACCCATTTACCTGCCGCCATAACTCATACCATACCGGAACATCTTTGAGTAAAGCAAATCCAACAGAACCAGTTCCCATTTTTAAATTCTTTGGCCAGGGCCGGTCGTTTTCATCTTCCGCAACCAGTACCCGAAACTTTCCATTATTACTGAGATTAGTTTCAATGGCTGAAATTTTTCCTGCAAATGTTCCATACGAGGCCTTGGGCCAGCCACTGAATACAATGGCAGGGAATCCATCAAACATAAAACGGACTGGTTGCCCAACTGCAAGTAATTGCAGATCCATTGGCTTTACCCAAATTTCAGCTGCCAGTTCATATTCATTGGGTACAATCTCAACAATCATATCACCTTCTTTTACCATTTCATTAATACCTGCTTTCTTTGCCTTAATCACCTGTCCGTCCTGGGGTGCCAATACAAAATACTGTCCGCTTCGGATGCGGTAATTATCAAATTGATTTTGCAGTTTAGCTACCTTACCCTGCCCGCTTGCTATTTGTGATTGTGATTGAAACTGATCGCCCTGTACCTTGGCAATTTTTTTCTGCATATTCCTGTACAGCAGCACTACGATCAAGTTGAATGATGAGCAGATCCTGCTTTGAATTACTGAAATCATTTTGCGCTGTAACTAATTTTGCATTTACATTTTGATGCAGAACTTTTCTGCGTTCAAATTCTGTTAAGGGAATTACTCCCTGCTCATACATTTTGGTGGCACCTTCCAATTGCCTGTCTGCAATACTCATTTCATTTAAAGCGGCACTTACTTTCATGCTGTCGCTCTGTACTTTTCGTTTGGTTTGAATGAGTTTGTTTTCAATGGAACTTAATTTCAACTCCCGTTCATTCTGCATGGCAACAATCTGTTGCTGTGCAGTGCCGGCTTTACTTTCGTAATAATCAATCGTCAATTGTTCAGCACCCAATTGCTGTTCGGTTCGCTGCAATAATTTCGGATCGAGGTAATCATCTTTAATTTCTGCCAGCTGAATAATGGTATCTCCTTTTTTTACAACATCGCCTTCCTTTACCCACCATTTTACAATACGCCCCGGAATGATATTATTCATTTGTTGCGGACGCTGTTCCTGACGAAGTGTTGTTACAGAACCTTCACTGCGGATGTTCTGTGTCCAGGGAATAAATAGAATAATGAGCAGAAAAAAAATGATCGTCCAGAATACCCGGCGTATACGGCTCTTTTTATTTTGGCGGTAAACCTGCTCAAACGAGTTAAGCTTTCTGCCGAGCTTATTCTGGATGTCTGCTGTTAACAATTCAAAGGACATGTGCTGTTTGTTTAAACTATCTGTTGGTTTTCTTATTTTATAATTGTTCCATCCTGCATTTGTAAAACAAGATTGCACTGTTTGGCAAACTGTTCATCGTTCGAAATAACAAGAATCGTTGTTGCAGGAAGATCGCTAAGTAAATACTGTTTTACTTTTTGCGAACAGGTTTCATCCAACCCCTGCCAGGGTTCTTCAAGCAGGAGCAACTTAGGTTCACCCACCAATGCACGCAGTAATAAAATTTTCTTTATTACAGCACCTGATAACCGCTTGCCGGTTGCGTCAATTTCGCTGTCGAAACCTTTTTTCATGGATGAAATAATATCGAGTATGCCAATTTTCGATGCAAGTTCAGTGATCTGTGCTGTTGTGATACTGCTGTTACCCAAGGTGATATTCTCATACAATGTTCCCTGAAAAATATCCTGCTGATGAAATAGAATTCCTATTTCACCACGTAGTGAATCCGGATCGTAGTTATCTATCGGCACGTCGTTGATGGTAATGCTTCCCCTGAAATCGGCATAAGCACCGGTTAATAATTTCAACAACGTTGTTTTACCCGAACCGTCCTTCCCGGCAATGCAAACTTTATCACCGCCCCTTGCTGCAAATGAAACATTATGGAGTATGTCTTTTTGATTATTATAACTAAAACTGAGATCATTCATGGCAACAGCCAGCCCATGCCTGTTTTCAGTAAACTTCAACGTTCCTGCTGCTTCAAGCGGTTTATCAATTACCTTCCCCAATTTTTCAACACTGGTTAATATATCATACATTTTATCCAGGCTGCGAATGAGTTTTTCAACGGAAGTAAGTACTGTTAAGATTACAATTTCTGCAGCAGCAAACTGGCCCACATTAATTTCATTACTCACCAGCAAAAATGCACCAACAATGAGCATACCCGCAGTGATGAGAATTTTAAACCCGATCAACGACCAGTATTGTGTAAGCAGAATACGGAAATGGTTGGTGCGTGCATGGAGATACCCGACAACTAATTCATCTGTTTTATCAACAGGTAAAGATGAACTGCGGGAAAAATGAAACGACTTTAGTACCCGTGCAATTTCTTCCAACCAGGCGGCCACTGCATACTTTGAATCGCTTTCCTGTAAGCTCGTTGCTAATCCTCTTGCATAAGTTATACGGATGATGGTAAATAAAATAAGCAGAACCAGTAAACTGAAAATGATAAATACATTGGCATACAATGAAAGCAAAACCAGTCCAAACAAAACCTGTATAGTGGCGGCAGGAATATCCAGCAGTAATCTGCTTAAGCTTTTTTCAAGAACGATCGTATCAAAAAAACGATTCACAAACTCAGGTAAATAATACCTGTCAATCTGTTTTAAATCAAGTTTGGGAATGCGCCATGCAAATTCAAAGGAGTAGCGGGTAAAAATTCGTTGCTGCACTTTTTCAATAATCTTCATCTGGCCAACCTGTAAAAGCCCTGTAAAAAAAACACTGGCAACAACAAGAATAATTAGGACAATAATAGAAGCAGATACACGACCGGCCAATACAAAGTTGATGATGGCCTGTATCCCAAGCGGGACTGTTAACTGAAGCAGCCCGGCAAGTATAGCATAAAAATAAATCGAACTGATTTCTTTCCGTTCCAGTTTCAGTACCTGTACAAGTCGCCTGAGAGGATTCTTTAAATCCCGGTCTGCTGCAATTGTTGCCATTTCTGTTGATCGCTTTGTTAAAGAGTGTTATGGCCCAAGCCTTCATTTGTTTAAACAAAATGAAGTTTTGTTGAACCTGAATGCAAATAACAGGAATGCAACTTAAATGTTCAAAGAAAAAAAATCAGTTAGAAAATTTTTAACAAATAGGCTATTATAATCTCTCTTGTCTTAGTTGATTGCTGACCAGCAACATCATTTGTGCAAATTCGTGTAATTCCCGTCTGAATGAATTCATCCGGGCAGGCGTGGCAGCCTCTTAACACTCACTCAACGAAATCGGAATATTAATCGCCAATCCGCCTTCAGCCGTTTCTTTATACTTCGTGTTCATGTCTTTTGCTGTATCCCACATCGTTTTCACCACAGCATCTAAAGAAACTTTTGCAAAATCAGGTGTACTCTGCATGGCCAGTTGTGAAGCAGTGATGGCTTTAATAGCACCCATCGTATTACGTTCAATACAGGGCACCTGTACCAATCCTGCAATGGGATCGCAGGTTAAACCCAAATGATGTTCCATCGCAATTTCAGCAGCCATCAACACCTGCTTTTGAGTACCTCCCATACATTCCGTTAAAGCAGCAGCAGCCATGGCGCTCGATACACCAATCTCTGCCTGGCATCCGCCCATGGCAGCAGAAATAGTAGAACCCTTTTTAAAAATACTACCTACTTCTGAAGCCGTTAATAAAAAACGGATGATCTTATCATCATCACGGTAACTACTGGCATCATTACAAAAACAAACATAATACATCAGCACAGCAGGAATCACCCCCGCAGCACCGTTAGTAGGCGCCGTCACCACTCTTCCAAACGATGCATTCTCTTCATTCACCGCCAGTGCAAAACAACTCACCCAATCAAGTGTGTAGGTAAAATTATTTCCACCTGAACGGATAGCTT carries:
- a CDS encoding TolC family protein; translation: MKTGSAKWIVICLHFISVQMIHAQDTVRVLKEDEFLSIVRLNHPVAKQGGLLVDLARAELQSIRGNFDPVFSYSNDQKTFDGKNYFNYNNAEIMIPTWFGIEAYAGLEQNTGDYLNSEVTKNKSSYAGISVPLLKDLVLDKRRAALQQGKLFTQQTEWERRNIINDLLLDAYISYWNWARDYQMFLLLENTIRINEFRYGLIKISFQQGDRAAVDTTEALAQLQNFQQLREEVWLKFRKSTLDVANFLWLQNEQPAYLSNNVIPDTGWVSGNFTKLNVDELSQWLTQTISNHPKLQMIDYKLQALEVERRLKFQNLLPKADLKYNFLQSGYQFPSGSNVVFFENNYKFGLNVAIPIPNRGGFGQYKAARIKLKSVDN
- a CDS encoding ATP-binding cassette domain-containing protein, coding for MATIAADRDLKNPLRRLVQVLKLERKEISSIYFYAILAGLLQLTVPLGIQAIINFVLAGRVSASIIVLIILVVASVFFTGLLQVGQMKIIEKVQQRIFTRYSFEFAWRIPKLDLKQIDRYYLPEFVNRFFDTIVLEKSLSRLLLDIPAATIQVLFGLVLLSLYANVFIIFSLLVLLILFTIIRITYARGLATSLQESDSKYAVAAWLEEIARVLKSFHFSRSSSLPVDKTDELVVGYLHARTNHFRILLTQYWSLIGFKILITAGMLIVGAFLLVSNEINVGQFAAAEIVILTVLTSVEKLIRSLDKMYDILTSVEKLGKVIDKPLEAAGTLKFTENRHGLAVAMNDLSFSYNNQKDILHNVSFAARGGDKVCIAGKDGSGKTTLLKLLTGAYADFRGSITINDVPIDNYDPDSLRGEIGILFHQQDIFQGTLYENITLGNSSITTAQITELASKIGILDIISSMKKGFDSEIDATGKRLSGAVIKKILLLRALVGEPKLLLLEEPWQGLDETCSQKVKQYLLSDLPATTILVISNDEQFAKQCNLVLQMQDGTIIK